In Thermodesulfobacteriota bacterium, the genomic stretch GTCCAGATGAGATACACATCGCATGGAACAACCTCCATGGTGGTAAACGTGATCTTATGGTTGAAGAATTCATAAGATTTAAAAAAGAGCTTGCAATTATGGTTGTACGAAATACGAAGGGTGAGACAGCAACATATCCTGTGGTTGAAACCATTCAAAAAGACCACATTTGCCACATAGTCAGGGCTCCTGCAGGCATAGGTGATGATATTAGTAAAAATGCAGCAAATATGGCCGAAAAAGCGATTGAAGCGATTGATGGTATAGGAGTATTCGGAATTGAAATGTTTCTTCTGGAAGATGATAGGGTACTCATAAATGAAATCGCTCCACGACCTCACAATTCAGGCCATTACACAATCGAGGCCTGCATTACATCACAATATGAAAATCATTTACGTGCCATTCTGGGTTATCCTTTGGGCTCGACCAGCATGGTGACTCCTGCCGCTGTGATGGTTAACTTACTCGGCAGCCGCCATGGAGAATCAGTTATTAAGGGACTTGAAGAGGCTCTACAAATTACCGGTGCCCATATTCATATATACTGTAAGCAGCACACTCGTCCAAATCGTAAGATGGGTCATGTCACAGTATTGGGACAAAGCATAGAAGAATCGTTCGATAGGGCACTTAAGGCGGCAAGTATGATATCTTTCTGAAAATTTGTTGAAGGAGGTAAGGGTGCACGTGAATCCGTTAATAGGAATAATCATGGGAAGTGATTCAGATTTGCCAACAATGATAGCCGCGTCAAAGGTGTTCGATGAATTCAATATTCCATATGAAATGAGGATTCTGTCTGCTCACCGCACACCTGTAGATATGGCTAAATACGCACAGGAAGCCCACGTGAGAGGTATTAAGGTGATTATTGCAGGCGCGGGAGGTGCCGCGCATCTTCCAGGAATGATTGCCGCACATTCACCACTTCCTGTAATAGGTGTTCCAATCAGTACTGAAGCCCTGAGTGGCCTTGACTCACTTTTGTCAATTGTACAGATGCCTGGTGGCGTGCCGGTTGCGACAGTCGCAATCGGGGGCGCGAAGAATGCTGCCCTTTTGGCCATAGAAATCCTTGGCACGTCGGATGAAAAAATACTGAAGAAGGTGATAGACTATAAGGAAAATGCAGCGGAAGAATCGAGAAAAAAGAATAAACGCATGCCAAAGAATAAAAAATAATATGCCTGACATATGATTATAAGTGTGTCCAATTACCTAATCGCGACAGACCGATAATACAGGAGTCAAAAGGAACTACTATGCAGTCAAAATCTAAGTTTAGAAAGAAGGTTAAAAATTTTCAAAGAGTGCTGGTCGGAAATCGAGGAGAGATTGCAATTCGCGTGTTTCGCGCATGCACCGAGCTGGGCATAAATACGATTGCAATTTATTCTGAAGAAGATTCTTTTTCTCTGCACAGAGGCAAGGCGGATGAAGCCTATTTAATCGGGAAAAACAAAGGGCCAGTCGAGGCGTATTTGGACATAGATGGAATCATAAGTCTGGCGATTGAAAAGAATGTAGACGCCATTCATCCCGGATACGGATTCTTATCTGAAAATCCAGGTCTCGCTAGTGCATGTATCGATGCGGGGATATCCTTCATCGGCCCAACTCCAGAGGTAATTGAGCTGATGGGCGATAAAGCGGAAGCAAGGAGATTGGCCGCTAGGTCGGGTGTGCCTATCGTTCCTGGAACAGAGGAATTTGTAGAGAACGATGAACAAGCCATCGAGTTTTCAAGAGATGTAGGATTCCCCGTGATTATAAAAGCTGCCC encodes the following:
- the purK gene encoding 5-(carboxyamino)imidazole ribonucleotide synthase, with the translated sequence MNTEDNENRTTVGIIGGGQLARMTAIAAYRLGLEIAILDPDIKSPAGQIVQKVVIGSINDIRKLEELSRISSLITLENEFVDAPLLEKIESSGTIVYPSSKALGLIQDKLTQKRTLEFSMIGVPKFLGVSGENDILEAGRKYGWPIILKVRRNAYDGRGNESVSGPDEIHIAWNNLHGGKRDLMVEEFIRFKKELAIMVVRNTKGETATYPVVETIQKDHICHIVRAPAGIGDDISKNAANMAEKAIEAIDGIGVFGIEMFLLEDDRVLINEIAPRPHNSGHYTIEACITSQYENHLRAILGYPLGSTSMVTPAAVMVNLLGSRHGESVIKGLEEALQITGAHIHIYCKQHTRPNRKMGHVTVLGQSIEESFDRALKAASMISF
- the purE gene encoding 5-(carboxyamino)imidazole ribonucleotide mutase — translated: MGSDSDLPTMIAASKVFDEFNIPYEMRILSAHRTPVDMAKYAQEAHVRGIKVIIAGAGGAAHLPGMIAAHSPLPVIGVPISTEALSGLDSLLSIVQMPGGVPVATVAIGGAKNAALLAIEILGTSDEKILKKVIDYKENAAEESRKKNKRMPKNKK